A genomic segment from Nitrospirota bacterium encodes:
- a CDS encoding oligosaccharide flippase family protein — MARPLGAPLKAAVKGTTLVLAGMVAGRAMWFAIKVLIVRNLSVEDFGLYSLTLTILAVVSALAPLGAGAGAIRYITLHTGQDRREEARAVSRAALHIGLASSTAFFLLTFVLADLAARYVFYKPEIASSIRIIAVSVPLIVMTGLLEGVLRGHGFIRPKVYYQDIGQPLYYLAFLGVLSLLGFSFRGVLFAYVLSAVLVFVSMAGYGHRKLAISPVPLRKGRQYRELLGFSLPLMVAGIGGLILSWTDILMLGRYVTSAEVGFYNVGMSLARLLLLVLTATGFI, encoded by the coding sequence ATGGCAAGACCTCTGGGCGCCCCCCTCAAGGCCGCCGTCAAGGGCACAACCCTCGTTCTGGCAGGAATGGTAGCAGGTCGTGCCATGTGGTTTGCCATCAAGGTCCTCATCGTCCGGAACCTCTCCGTGGAGGATTTCGGTCTTTATTCCCTCACCCTGACCATACTGGCGGTGGTTTCCGCCCTTGCCCCCTTGGGGGCCGGGGCGGGGGCAATCCGCTATATCACCCTGCACACCGGCCAGGACCGCAGAGAAGAGGCCCGGGCCGTCAGCAGGGCCGCTCTGCACATCGGGCTGGCATCAAGCACGGCGTTCTTTCTTCTGACCTTCGTCCTGGCCGACCTTGCCGCCCGATACGTCTTCTACAAGCCCGAGATAGCTTCCTCCATACGCATCATCGCGGTTTCGGTTCCCCTGATAGTGATGACCGGTCTCCTGGAGGGCGTGCTGCGCGGCCATGGATTTATCCGACCGAAGGTCTACTACCAGGACATCGGGCAGCCTCTGTATTATCTCGCATTCCTCGGGGTCCTCTCGCTGCTGGGCTTCTCATTCAGGGGAGTCCTATTCGCCTACGTCCTGTCGGCAGTCCTTGTATTCGTCTCCATGGCCGGTTACGGCCACAGGAAGCTGGCCATATCTCCGGTTCCCCTCCGCAAGGGCCGGCAGTACAGGGAACTCCTGGGCTTCTCACTTCCCCTAATGGTGGCAGGCATTGGCGGCCTGATACTGAGCTGGACCGATATTCTCATGCTCGGCCGCTACGTCACGTCCGCGGAGGTTGGCTTCTACAACGTAGGCATGTCCCTGGCGCGGCTTCTCCTGCTCGTCCTTACGGCCACGGGATTCATC
- a CDS encoding ASKHA domain-containing protein: MKVKLSTGQTIQSGAGQSLLDALKAEDIYLVASCGGKGTCGKCKVRVIEGDAGARSRGKLTGGERERGMALACQSFPLTDLLVEIPESSRLTLGGKIAYQRAEDLRALLDSFAAPVTPLVKTVDLRLPPPTLHDNISDLERLRRALAEVDLAGMRFSHRLTLSMARALRKPGWRVTLGYIEGPEAVFIAPQGEAQPYGLAVDIGTTTVVVYLVDLTSGVMLDMGSTYNSQMRWGDDVITRIVHATEGGGLEELRRAVVTDINDILRAMVERRALQRTAVESVTVSGNTTMTHLFWGLDPGYIREEPYIPTLNTFPLWRAGTARLSVNPEAPVYTLPCVASYVGGDIVSGVLASRMHRREEVALFMDIGTNGEVALGNNEWIVTAACSAGPCFEGSGIRHGMRATDGAVEGVSIDRKTLTPSLQVIGGGKPRGICGSGMIDAVGEMFLAGILDQGGKLSADAAGGRIREGEDGLEFVFFEERELSVTLTEVDIENIIRAKAAIYAGVSLLLGEVGLGFEDIERVYIAGGFGTYLKADKAIVLGMLPDIPLERFSFLGNTSAAGAYLTLLSGNLRAEAEELASRMTYIELSVSRGFMDEYMSAMFLPHTDLAQFPTVEKLLAGGA, from the coding sequence ATGAAAGTAAAGCTTTCCACCGGACAGACCATACAGAGCGGGGCGGGCCAGAGCCTCCTTGATGCCTTGAAGGCCGAGGATATCTACCTGGTGGCCTCCTGTGGAGGGAAGGGCACCTGCGGGAAGTGCAAGGTGCGGGTCATCGAAGGCGACGCCGGGGCGCGGAGCCGCGGGAAGCTCACCGGCGGGGAGCGCGAGAGAGGGATGGCCCTGGCCTGCCAGAGCTTTCCTCTGACGGACCTCCTTGTAGAGATACCCGAGTCCTCCCGCCTGACCCTGGGGGGAAAGATAGCCTACCAGAGGGCCGAGGACCTGCGGGCGCTTCTGGATTCCTTCGCCGCTCCGGTCACCCCCCTGGTCAAGACGGTGGACCTGCGCCTGCCGCCTCCCACCCTGCATGACAACATAAGCGACCTGGAGCGCCTGAGGCGCGCCCTGGCCGAAGTGGACCTGGCCGGCATGCGCTTCTCCCACAGGCTCACCCTGTCCATGGCCAGGGCCCTGCGCAAGCCCGGCTGGCGGGTCACCCTGGGGTACATCGAGGGTCCCGAGGCGGTCTTCATCGCCCCCCAGGGAGAGGCCCAGCCGTATGGGCTCGCAGTGGACATCGGCACCACCACGGTGGTCGTCTACCTGGTGGACCTCACAAGCGGCGTCATGCTGGACATGGGCTCCACCTATAATTCCCAGATGCGCTGGGGCGACGACGTCATCACCCGCATCGTGCACGCCACCGAAGGGGGAGGCCTCGAGGAGCTGAGAAGGGCCGTCGTCACCGACATCAACGATATCCTGCGCGCCATGGTGGAGCGCAGGGCGCTGCAGAGGACGGCCGTAGAGTCGGTGACCGTCTCGGGCAACACCACCATGACCCATCTTTTCTGGGGACTGGACCCGGGCTACATCCGCGAGGAGCCCTACATCCCCACCCTGAACACCTTCCCCCTCTGGCGGGCGGGCACCGCGCGCCTCTCGGTCAACCCCGAAGCCCCCGTTTACACCCTGCCCTGCGTGGCCAGCTATGTCGGGGGGGACATCGTCTCCGGGGTGCTTGCCTCCCGCATGCACCGGAGGGAGGAAGTGGCCCTCTTCATGGACATCGGAACCAACGGCGAGGTGGCCCTGGGCAATAACGAATGGATTGTGACCGCGGCCTGCTCGGCGGGACCCTGCTTCGAGGGGAGCGGCATCCGCCACGGGATGCGGGCCACCGACGGAGCGGTGGAGGGGGTGAGCATCGACCGCAAGACCCTCACCCCCTCCCTCCAGGTCATCGGCGGGGGCAAGCCCAGGGGCATCTGCGGGTCGGGCATGATAGACGCCGTGGGCGAGATGTTCCTCGCCGGCATCCTGGACCAGGGGGGCAAGCTCTCTGCCGATGCGGCCGGCGGGCGCATCCGGGAAGGGGAGGACGGCCTGGAGTTCGTCTTCTTCGAGGAGCGAGAGCTGTCCGTGACCCTCACGGAGGTGGACATCGAAAACATCATCCGGGCAAAGGCCGCCATCTATGCCGGGGTGAGCCTCCTTCTGGGAGAGGTGGGCCTGGGTTTCGAGGATATAGAACGCGTGTACATTGCCGGAGGGTTCGGCACCTATCTGAAGGCCGACAAGGCCATCGTCCTGGGGATGCTTCCGGACATCCCCCTGGAGCGGTTCTCCTTCCTGGGCAACACCTCGGCGGCGGGAGCGTACCTGACGCTGCTGTCGGGGAACCTCAGGGCCGAGGCGGAGGAACTGGCCTCCCGGATGACGTACATCGAGCTTTCCGTCTCCCGGGGCTTCATGGATGAGTATATGTCGGCCATGTTCCTGCCGCATACGGACCTCGCACAGTTCCCCACGGTGGAAAAGCTCCTGGCGGGCGGGGCGTAG
- a CDS encoding PilZ domain-containing protein, translating to MERYSDLRDHLFPMKRRNKRFYKRFDTGELDVRCLMLVGEEVMLLKLLPEGALIVSERALESESDYTLQMEREGMTVSVTGRALSEKTLPPAGEGGEPSHLVAFRFSPALAKGDEDLLGFLDAHSGASTRTRRPDLSVRLLGTAEAARAFESYPVKKISFGGLQVEADRKLPLDSTVRLRLFLPEQRRPVAFNGRVASVLPVTGTLPARYAVGIEYLEMDGKDLLMLKDFIYFIQGL from the coding sequence ATGGAACGGTACAGTGACCTGAGGGACCATCTCTTCCCGATGAAGAGGCGGAACAAGAGATTCTACAAGCGCTTTGACACCGGGGAGTTGGATGTCCGCTGCCTCATGCTCGTGGGCGAGGAGGTCATGCTCTTGAAACTCCTCCCGGAGGGCGCCCTCATCGTCTCAGAGCGGGCACTGGAGTCCGAGAGCGACTACACCCTCCAGATGGAGCGGGAAGGCATGACCGTTTCCGTAACGGGACGAGCGCTTTCGGAGAAGACCCTGCCGCCCGCGGGGGAGGGAGGTGAGCCGTCCCATCTCGTCGCCTTCCGTTTCTCGCCGGCCCTTGCCAAGGGGGACGAAGACCTCCTGGGCTTCCTTGACGCCCACTCCGGGGCATCCACGCGGACGCGGCGGCCGGACCTCTCCGTGCGCCTTCTCGGGACGGCCGAGGCGGCCCGGGCCTTCGAGAGCTACCCGGTAAAGAAAATCAGCTTCGGAGGGCTTCAGGTGGAGGCCGACCGAAAGCTCCCCCTGGACAGCACGGTGCGGCTCAGGCTCTTCCTTCCCGAGCAGAGAAGGCCGGTGGCCTTCAACGGGCGGGTGGCCTCGGTGCTGCCGGTGACCGGCACCCTCCCGGCCCGCTATGCCGTCGGCATCGAGTACCTGGAGATGGACGGCAAGGACCTCCTCATGCTGAAGGACTTCATCTACTTTATCCAGGGCCTCTGA
- the panC gene encoding pantoate--beta-alanine ligase has translation MEVIRIPRVMQDTVRGELMRGRAIGLVPTMGALHEGHMHLVRMSRMENHLTAVSIFVNPTQFGPGEDLERYPRNVDEDIRKLREADVDFLLLPEEKAMYPEGFDTAVRAGSLGEKLCGRFRPGHFDGVATVVAKLLHLALPTRAYFGLKDYQQYLVIKKMVRDLNFPVEVVASPTVREEDGLAVSSRNRYLSAEARQAAPLIYRTLSEAARKLKEGAGPAEARKFMEDAFSGEPRVSSVEYAGVYHPETLEDLEEFRGKALLAAAVRLGEARLIDNVLL, from the coding sequence ATGGAGGTCATCCGCATCCCCCGCGTCATGCAGGACACGGTCAGGGGGGAGCTCATGCGGGGAAGGGCCATCGGGCTGGTGCCCACCATGGGGGCACTGCACGAGGGACACATGCACCTGGTCAGGATGTCCCGCATGGAAAACCATCTGACGGCGGTGAGCATCTTCGTCAACCCCACCCAGTTCGGACCCGGAGAGGACCTCGAGCGCTACCCGCGCAACGTGGACGAAGACATAAGGAAACTGAGGGAGGCGGACGTGGATTTCCTTCTCCTGCCGGAGGAGAAGGCCATGTACCCCGAGGGCTTCGACACCGCCGTGCGGGCGGGAAGCCTCGGGGAGAAGCTCTGCGGCAGGTTCAGGCCGGGCCACTTCGACGGCGTGGCCACCGTGGTGGCCAAGCTCCTGCACCTGGCGCTCCCCACGCGGGCCTACTTCGGGCTCAAGGACTACCAGCAGTACCTCGTCATAAAAAAGATGGTCAGGGACCTGAACTTCCCCGTGGAGGTGGTTGCCTCGCCCACGGTGCGGGAGGAGGACGGCCTGGCCGTGAGCTCCCGGAACCGGTACCTGAGCGCGGAAGCCCGCCAGGCCGCGCCCCTCATATACCGGACCCTCTCGGAGGCCGCCCGCAAGCTCAAGGAAGGCGCCGGGCCCGCCGAGGCCCGGAAGTTCATGGAGGACGCCTTCTCCGGGGAGCCCCGCGTCAGCTCCGTGGAGTACGCCGGCGTCTACCACCCCGAGACCCTGGAGGACCTCGAGGAGTTCCGGGGAAAGGCCCTCCTGGCGGCGGCCGTCCGCCTGGGGGAGGCCCGCCTCATCGACAACGTCCTTCTTTAA
- the ispG gene encoding flavodoxin-dependent (E)-4-hydroxy-3-methylbut-2-enyl-diphosphate synthase: MTTRNETRKIHVGPVPVGGGSPVSVQSMTKTDTRNVPATVRQIRALARAGCEIIRVAVPDREAAEALGAITRASPIPVVADIHFDWRLALTALKKGVDGLRINPGNIGARWKLKELVEALKDRQVPVRVGVNAGSLEKDLLKKYGRPVPEALVQSAERHIALLREMGHGEVKVSLKASGVRATVQAYRLFAERNDCPLHIGITEAGPLFQGLVKSSLGLGLLLADGLGDTVRVSLTAPPAQEVRAAYEILRALGLREYGPEIVSCPTCGRCGVDLRRMVAKVERRLEGLRTPVTVAVMGCAVNGPGEAREADFGIASGKGQGLVFRHGKVVARAPEAGLIDALMEEIEKETA; this comes from the coding sequence GTGACGACGAGAAACGAGACGCGGAAAATCCATGTAGGACCCGTGCCGGTGGGGGGCGGAAGCCCCGTTTCGGTGCAGTCCATGACCAAGACCGACACCCGGAACGTGCCGGCCACGGTGCGGCAGATACGCGCCCTGGCCCGGGCCGGCTGCGAGATTATCCGGGTGGCGGTGCCCGACCGGGAGGCCGCCGAGGCCCTGGGGGCCATCACGCGCGCCTCCCCCATCCCGGTGGTGGCCGACATTCACTTCGACTGGAGGCTCGCCCTCACGGCCCTGAAAAAGGGGGTGGACGGCCTCAGGATAAACCCCGGCAATATCGGCGCCCGGTGGAAGCTCAAGGAGCTGGTGGAGGCATTGAAGGACAGGCAGGTGCCGGTGCGCGTGGGGGTGAACGCAGGCTCCCTGGAGAAGGACCTCCTGAAGAAATACGGACGTCCCGTCCCGGAGGCCCTGGTGCAGAGCGCGGAGCGGCATATCGCCCTTCTGCGGGAGATGGGCCATGGCGAGGTCAAGGTGTCGCTGAAGGCATCGGGCGTGCGGGCCACGGTGCAGGCCTACAGGCTCTTCGCAGAGAGGAACGACTGCCCCCTTCACATAGGCATTACCGAGGCCGGGCCCCTCTTTCAGGGGCTGGTGAAAAGCTCCCTGGGGCTGGGGCTTCTGCTCGCCGATGGTCTGGGCGATACGGTGCGGGTCTCCCTGACGGCGCCGCCCGCCCAGGAGGTGCGGGCCGCCTACGAGATACTGCGCGCCCTGGGGCTCCGCGAGTACGGCCCGGAGATAGTCTCCTGCCCCACCTGCGGGCGCTGCGGCGTGGACCTGCGGCGCATGGTGGCCAAGGTGGAAAGGCGCCTGGAGGGGCTTCGCACACCCGTTACCGTGGCCGTCATGGGCTGTGCCGTCAACGGCCCTGGGGAGGCCCGGGAGGCGGACTTCGGCATCGCCTCGGGCAAGGGCCAGGGGCTGGTCTTCAGGCACGGAAAGGTCGTCGCCAGGGCCCCGGAGGCCGGGCTCATCGATGCCCTGATGGAAGAGATAGAGAAGGAGACGGCCTGA
- the mltG gene encoding endolytic transglycosylase MltG — protein sequence MRGSARVVALALVGLAALYGYMQMARPLAHDAPQEVEIVQGMNFREAVGLLKTEGLIRNPKLFTALGELTGLDKRLIPGRYVFPRHSSPWTVFRTLGKAEPVPWEITIFEGEGLHEIRRKLADEGLVSEEDFDRLATDKGFLSSLGVEGPSLEGYLFPDTYRLHKGLPAEEILGMMVRRLREKFDQPLRRRARAMGMTELEVLTLASIIEREAMADGERYIISGVYHNRLERGMPLQADPTAIYGVRPLSEGVTREDLKNKTPYNTYTFKGLPPGPIASPGLESIKAALYPAKVPYLYFVSNGDGTHTFSATMEEHLAAVREYKKAKRRTRR from the coding sequence ATGCGCGGTAGCGCGAGGGTGGTCGCCCTGGCCCTCGTGGGTTTGGCCGCCCTGTACGGTTATATGCAGATGGCCCGGCCCCTCGCGCACGACGCCCCGCAGGAAGTGGAGATTGTCCAGGGGATGAACTTCCGGGAGGCCGTGGGCCTCCTCAAGACGGAAGGCCTCATCAGAAATCCCAAGCTCTTTACGGCCCTGGGCGAGTTGACCGGCCTGGACAAGAGGCTGATACCCGGGCGGTACGTTTTTCCCCGGCACAGCTCCCCCTGGACGGTCTTTCGTACCCTCGGAAAGGCCGAGCCGGTCCCCTGGGAAATCACCATCTTCGAGGGGGAGGGCCTTCACGAGATACGCCGGAAGCTCGCGGACGAAGGGCTCGTGAGCGAGGAGGACTTCGACAGGCTGGCGACGGACAAGGGTTTCCTTTCCTCCCTGGGCGTAGAGGGCCCCTCCCTGGAGGGGTATCTCTTTCCGGATACATATCGCCTCCACAAGGGCCTTCCCGCCGAGGAGATCCTGGGCATGATGGTCCGGAGGCTCCGGGAGAAGTTCGACCAGCCCCTGAGAAGGCGGGCACGGGCCATGGGGATGACGGAGCTCGAGGTGCTGACGCTGGCCTCCATCATCGAGAGGGAGGCGATGGCCGACGGCGAACGGTACATAATATCGGGCGTCTACCACAACAGGCTTGAGCGGGGCATGCCCCTTCAGGCCGACCCGACGGCCATTTACGGCGTCAGGCCCCTGAGCGAGGGGGTCACCAGGGAAGACCTGAAGAACAAGACCCCGTACAATACGTACACCTTCAAGGGGCTGCCCCCGGGGCCGATCGCCTCGCCGGGCCTGGAGTCCATAAAGGCGGCCCTTTACCCGGCGAAGGTCCCCTACCTGTATTTCGTCTCCAACGGGGACGGGACCCACACCTTCTCGGCGACGATGGAGGAGCACCTGGCAGCGGTGCGCGAATACAAGAAGGCAAAGAGACGGACACGGCGGTGA
- the recJ gene encoding single-stranded-DNA-specific exonuclease RecJ has translation MHRRWVVRRTNKEYISYLSRAASVSPAFAQILVNRGIKTPGAAIDFLSPGAEALGDPMELQGMARAVAAVEEARNSGSRVLVHGDYDADGLTSTAILVAALRNLGLDVRYFIPNRFVHGYGFTLPGVDHARQVGAGLILTVDCGITSFEAVQRAAALGMGVVITDHHEPLRNPATGEPRLPPALAVVNPRLAGDEAPPLAGAGVALKLLQALALKHPGALEPREFIDLAALGTLADSVALVGENRAIVREGLGLIAGSERPGLKALKAVSGLEGRRLKAGLLAFTLVPRMNAPGRLAGAEEVVELLLAPDAGRAEKLARSLDRQNAERQKIEEQVFQEALEVLEGREPGPAVVLAREGWHEGVLGIVASRLVERLSRPAFVLSIRGDTARGSARSIPAFDVHAGLEALSGQLLAFGGHKQAAGLTVQASRIGEFESRICQIVTGSLREETPTLFIDAAVGLREINRRFLKELEGLEPFGAGNPEPVMGSRALEVISARVVGKNHLKMRLRSRSMVMDAIGFDMGGLLGTIEETVAVDAAYAAAMNEWEGGRSIQLQLKGLRSS, from the coding sequence ATGCACAGGCGCTGGGTGGTGCGGAGGACCAACAAGGAGTACATCTCCTACCTCTCGCGCGCCGCCTCCGTCTCGCCGGCCTTCGCCCAGATTCTGGTCAACCGGGGGATTAAAACCCCAGGGGCGGCCATCGATTTCCTCTCCCCGGGGGCAGAGGCCCTCGGGGACCCCATGGAGCTTCAGGGGATGGCCCGGGCCGTGGCGGCGGTCGAGGAGGCCAGAAACAGCGGCAGCCGGGTGCTCGTGCACGGCGACTACGACGCCGACGGGTTGACCTCCACGGCCATCCTGGTGGCTGCCTTGAGGAACCTCGGCCTGGATGTCCGCTACTTCATCCCCAACCGTTTCGTGCACGGCTACGGCTTCACCCTCCCGGGCGTGGACCATGCCCGGCAGGTGGGCGCCGGGCTCATCCTTACCGTGGACTGCGGCATCACCTCCTTTGAGGCGGTGCAGAGGGCCGCGGCCCTGGGGATGGGTGTTGTCATCACCGACCACCACGAGCCCCTCCGGAACCCCGCAACCGGCGAGCCCCGCCTGCCGCCGGCGCTCGCCGTGGTCAACCCCAGGCTGGCCGGGGACGAGGCCCCCCCGCTGGCGGGCGCCGGGGTGGCCCTCAAGCTCCTGCAGGCCCTGGCCCTCAAGCACCCGGGGGCATTGGAGCCCCGGGAGTTCATCGACCTGGCGGCCCTGGGAACCCTGGCCGACTCGGTGGCGCTCGTGGGGGAGAACCGGGCCATCGTGCGGGAGGGGCTCGGCCTCATCGCCGGAAGTGAGCGCCCCGGCCTCAAGGCCCTGAAAGCCGTTTCCGGCCTCGAAGGCCGCCGGCTCAAGGCGGGGCTTCTCGCCTTTACCCTGGTGCCCCGGATGAATGCCCCGGGCAGACTGGCCGGGGCGGAGGAGGTGGTGGAGCTCCTTCTGGCCCCGGACGCCGGGCGAGCGGAGAAGCTGGCCCGTTCCCTGGACAGGCAGAACGCCGAGCGGCAGAAGATAGAAGAGCAGGTCTTCCAGGAGGCCCTTGAAGTGCTGGAGGGCAGGGAGCCGGGGCCGGCGGTGGTCCTGGCCCGGGAGGGCTGGCACGAGGGGGTGCTGGGGATTGTCGCCTCCCGGCTGGTGGAGCGGCTGAGCCGGCCCGCCTTTGTCCTTTCCATACGGGGGGACACGGCCCGGGGCTCCGCCCGGAGCATCCCCGCCTTTGACGTGCACGCCGGGCTTGAGGCCCTGAGCGGGCAGCTCCTTGCCTTCGGCGGCCACAAGCAGGCCGCCGGCCTCACGGTGCAGGCCTCCCGCATAGGGGAATTCGAGAGCCGGATATGCCAGATAGTGACCGGCTCCCTCCGGGAGGAGACACCCACCCTTTTCATCGACGCCGCGGTGGGGCTGAGGGAGATAAACCGCCGCTTTCTCAAGGAGCTGGAGGGCCTGGAGCCCTTCGGCGCGGGAAACCCCGAGCCCGTCATGGGCAGCAGGGCGCTTGAGGTCATCTCCGCCCGCGTGGTGGGAAAGAACCACCTGAAGATGCGCCTCCGAAGCCGCTCCATGGTCATGGACGCCATAGGGTTTGACATGGGGGGCCTTCTCGGGACCATCGAGGAAACAGTGGCGGTGGATGCCGCCTACGCGGCGGCCATGAACGAGTGGGAAGGGGGACGGAGCATACAGCTGCAGTTGAAGGGCCTGAGGAGTTCCTGA
- the secF gene encoding protein translocase subunit SecF has protein sequence MIEFIKKPNIDFMGKRPFAFAFSGLLVALGIFSLIQVARGAANLGIDFAGGTSVQIKFKETVPLQNIRSALERSGLKDFDLQDLPTENKILIRVKKKEETLGGFSEKIVSTLKEDFAAQKPVVDSTTEIGPKVGDKLRKDALFAIVAATIGILIYVAFRFQFRFAVGATTATFHDVLAVFGIFYLLGKEVNLILVSALLMIAGYSLTDTVVVFDRIRENLRSRYRENINKVINLSINEVLSRTVIVSFTTLLAALALFIFGGEVIHDFSLAIILGIIIGTYSSIFVASPVVLLWKSKKLLGKR, from the coding sequence ATGATAGAGTTCATCAAGAAACCCAATATCGACTTCATGGGCAAGAGGCCGTTCGCCTTCGCTTTCTCGGGCCTCCTGGTGGCCCTGGGCATCTTTTCCCTCATCCAGGTGGCGCGGGGAGCGGCCAACCTGGGCATAGACTTCGCCGGGGGGACCTCCGTGCAGATCAAGTTCAAGGAGACGGTCCCGCTTCAGAACATCAGAAGCGCCCTGGAACGGTCCGGCCTCAAGGACTTCGACCTTCAGGACCTGCCGACCGAAAACAAGATCCTCATCCGGGTGAAGAAGAAGGAGGAGACCCTGGGCGGGTTTTCGGAGAAGATAGTCTCCACCCTCAAGGAGGACTTCGCCGCGCAAAAGCCCGTGGTGGACTCCACCACCGAGATAGGCCCGAAGGTGGGCGACAAACTGCGGAAGGACGCCCTTTTCGCCATCGTGGCGGCCACCATCGGCATCCTCATCTACGTGGCCTTCCGTTTTCAGTTCCGCTTCGCCGTGGGGGCCACGACGGCCACCTTTCATGACGTGCTGGCGGTGTTCGGGATATTCTACCTCCTGGGCAAGGAGGTGAACCTCATCCTGGTCAGCGCCCTCCTGATGATAGCCGGCTACTCCCTCACCGACACGGTGGTGGTCTTCGACCGCATCCGGGAAAACCTCCGCTCACGCTACAGGGAGAACATCAACAAGGTCATCAACCTGAGCATCAACGAGGTCCTCTCGCGGACCGTCATCGTCTCCTTCACCACCCTTCTGGCCGCGCTGGCCTTGTTCATATTCGGCGGGGAGGTCATACACGACTTCTCGCTGGCCATCATCCTGGGCATCATCATCGGGACCTACTCCTCCATCTTCGTGGCGAGCCCCGTGGTCCTTCTGTGGAAAAGTAAGAAACTCCTCGGCAAGCGCTAA
- the secD gene encoding protein translocase subunit SecD, with the protein MKKKVLGRFIIIGVLAALAVFYLLPNIFHSLPGWWKQTMPSRGITLGLDLRGGLHLVFEVQGDKAVEITLDHIAESIRNDARSKDMEASVEIKDGRIVLEHQSPGMAALIREDYPSLDAKGNGVYELPAARVERIKKNSVEQALETIRNRIDQFGVAEPVIQRQGENEIIVQLPGVKNPKRAIDIIGKTAQLEFKIVDDKSPVAAELPGFVNPGEEEAILQQFKDKIPPDDQILFQKEQDPSTGRSVRTPVLVNKRAVITGDLLSEARVSIDTRYNEPYVALTFNAAGAKIFEDVTAKHVQDRMAIVLDGTVYSAPVIRERIPGGNASITGGFSTDEAKDLAIVLRAGALPAPVKMLQNVTVGPSLGRDSIEAGKRAGVIGAFLVVFFMIFYYRLSGVIADFALGLNILFLLGSMAALKATLTLPGIAGVILAVGMAVDSNVLMFERMREELRAGKTPRAAVDSGYDKAFWTIFDSHVTTLITALVLFQFGTGPIKGFAVTLSLGVAINLFTALVGTKTLFDFIHSRTEVKSLSI; encoded by the coding sequence ATGAAGAAGAAAGTCCTGGGCAGGTTCATCATCATCGGGGTGCTGGCCGCCCTGGCTGTCTTCTATCTCCTGCCGAACATCTTTCACTCTCTGCCGGGCTGGTGGAAACAGACCATGCCCAGCAGGGGCATTACGCTGGGGCTGGACCTCAGGGGCGGGCTGCACCTGGTCTTCGAGGTCCAGGGCGACAAGGCCGTCGAGATTACCCTGGACCACATCGCCGAGTCCATCCGGAATGACGCCCGGAGCAAGGACATGGAGGCGTCCGTCGAGATAAAGGACGGGCGCATCGTGCTCGAGCACCAGTCCCCCGGGATGGCCGCGCTCATCAGGGAGGACTACCCCTCCCTGGACGCCAAGGGGAACGGTGTCTACGAGCTTCCCGCGGCACGGGTAGAGCGCATCAAGAAGAACTCCGTGGAGCAGGCCCTTGAGACCATCCGCAACAGGATAGACCAGTTCGGGGTGGCCGAGCCCGTCATCCAGCGGCAGGGAGAAAACGAGATTATTGTCCAGCTCCCGGGGGTCAAGAACCCCAAGAGGGCCATCGACATCATCGGCAAGACCGCCCAGCTGGAGTTCAAGATAGTGGACGACAAGTCCCCGGTGGCCGCGGAGCTGCCGGGCTTCGTTAACCCCGGGGAGGAAGAGGCCATCCTCCAGCAGTTCAAGGACAAGATACCGCCGGACGACCAGATACTGTTTCAGAAGGAGCAAGACCCGAGCACGGGCAGGTCGGTGAGGACTCCCGTGCTGGTCAACAAAAGGGCCGTCATCACCGGCGACCTGCTGAGCGAGGCGCGGGTCAGCATCGACACCCGGTACAACGAGCCCTACGTCGCCCTCACCTTCAACGCCGCGGGGGCGAAGATATTCGAGGACGTCACCGCCAAGCACGTGCAGGACCGGATGGCCATCGTCCTTGACGGCACCGTCTACTCGGCCCCCGTCATCCGGGAGCGCATCCCCGGCGGCAACGCCTCCATAACGGGCGGCTTCAGCACCGACGAGGCCAAGGACCTAGCCATCGTTCTGCGGGCCGGCGCCCTGCCCGCCCCGGTCAAGATGCTCCAGAACGTCACGGTGGGGCCGTCCCTGGGGCGGGACTCCATTGAGGCCGGAAAGCGGGCGGGCGTGATAGGGGCCTTCCTGGTGGTGTTCTTCATGATTTTCTACTACAGGCTCTCGGGGGTCATAGCGGACTTCGCCCTGGGGCTTAACATCCTCTTCCTCCTGGGGTCCATGGCGGCGCTGAAGGCCACCCTTACCCTGCCGGGCATTGCGGGGGTCATCCTGGCCGTGGGCATGGCCGTGGACAGCAACGTCCTCATGTTCGAGAGGATGCGCGAGGAGCTGCGGGCGGGCAAGACCCCCCGGGCAGCCGTGGACTCGGGCTACGACAAGGCCTTCTGGACCATATTCGACTCCCACGTGACCACCCTCATCACCGCCCTGGTGCTCTTTCAGTTCGGCACGGGCCCCATCAAGGGCTTCGCGGTCACCCTGAGCCTGGGTGTCGCCATCAACCTGTTTACCGCCCTGGTGGGAACGAAAACCCTCTTTGACTTCATCCATTCCCGAACGGAGGTCAAGTCCCTGAGCATATGA